From Cydia splendana chromosome 4, ilCydSple1.2, whole genome shotgun sequence, one genomic window encodes:
- the LOC134790174 gene encoding tyrosine-protein kinase Dnt isoform X2, with product MSSRTFVLPYSLNVEVVSHADAMHPPTFNITREGFVPTEPRTWKIDLPCTHTVAAEVDITISLNVSMGSTSTTLHFRRRKICLKEAPRPAVRVDSVAQAPTSADIFYAGAGCAGAALLIAAVAAAACRARARKLRRARSDEQDAHAFLPDSSCKSAASYTSYRRPTSIPAAAAEERARDLQQRIAELTIQRCRVRLRSVAMEGTFGRVYKGTYADEEAREQEVLVKTVAEHASQVQVSLLLQEGCMLYGLRHERVQSVLGVSIEDQTAPFLLYPWGATWRNLKQFLLACRGVTVGGAAGSAPPPPPLTTQHVVRMALHALDGLAFLHSQHVLHKDIAARNCIVDENLRVMIADNALSRDLFPADYHCLGDNENRPIKWLALEALSKRQFSPAADVWALGVLLWELTTLAHQPYAEVDPFEVAAYLRDGYRLQQPANCPDELFAVMAYCWAMSPDDRPTLPQLQIFLRDFHTQLTRFV from the exons ATGAGCTCACGTACCTTTGTG TTACCTTACTCGCTGAACGTTGAAGTAGTATCGCATGCGGACGCAATGCATCCACCGACATTCAACATCACGAGAGAAGGATTCGTTCCGACGGAACCGCGAACATGGAAAATCGATTTGCCTTGCACGCACACCGTCGCCGCCGAAGTGGACATTACGATATCACTGAATGTCTCTATGGGATCCACATCAACCACGCTTCACTTCAGAAGGAGGAAGATTTGTTTAAAAGAAGCGCCCAGGCCGGCGGTTAGGGTTGACAGCGTTGCCCAGGCACCTACATCAGCGGATATATTCTATGCGGGAGCCGGTTGTGCCGGCGCCGCGCTTCTGATAGCGGCAGTAGCGGCAGCAGCTTGTAGAGCCCGAGCAAGAAAACTCCGACGCGCACGCAGCGACGAACAAGATGCACACGCTTTCCTCCCAGATTCCTCCTGCAAGTCAGCTGCCAGTTACACCAGCTACCGACGTCCTACTTCCATTCCCGCAGCGGCAGCGGAAGAGCGCGCGAGGGACCTGCAACAGAGAATAGCAGAGTTGACGATTCAGCGATGTCGCGTCAGACTGCGCTCAGTGGCGATGGAGGGGACGTTCGGAAGAGTGTACAAGGGAACGTACGCTGATGAGGAAGCCAGGGAACAGGAGGTGCTCGTTAAGACTGTTGCGGAACATGCGTCGCAAGTGCAG GTATCATTGCTACTACAAGAAGGCTGCATGCTCTACGGCCTGCGACATGAACGTGTACAATCAGTGCTCGGCGTTAGCATCGAAGACCAAACTGCTCCATTCCTCCTGTATCCATGGGGCGCTACGTGGAGAAACCTGAAGCAATTCCTTCTGGCGTGTCGAGGAGTGACTGTGGGCGGGGCGGCGgggagcgcgccgccgccgccgccgcttaCTACACAACATGTTGTTAGAATGGCACTACATGCGCTGGATGGATTAGCGTTTTTGCACTCGCAACATGTCTTACACAAAGACATTGCTGCCAGGAATTGcat TGTCGACGAAAACCTTCGAGTGATGATCGCCGACAACGCCCTCTCCCGCGATCTCTTCCCCGCGGACTACCACTGTCTAGGCGACAATGAGAACCGGCCCATCAAGTGGCTGGCCCTGGAAGCCCTGAGCAAACGTCAGTTCAGCCCGGCAGCTGATGTTTGGGCGCTAGGAGTTCTGCTATGGGAGTTGACCACGTTGGCTCACCAGCCGTACGCAGAAGTCGATCCGTTTGAGGTCGCTGCGTATCTGAGGGATGGATACCGGTTACAACAGCCGGCGAACTGTCCGGATGAATT GTTCGCTGTAATGGCGTACTGCTGGGCGATGTCGCCCGACGACCGGCCCACGCTGCCGCAGCTACAGATCTTCCTAAGGGACTTCCATACGCAACTCACGAGATTCGTCTAA
- the LOC134790174 gene encoding tyrosine-protein kinase Dnt isoform X1: MKWYIFVFLLPSCLAHLNVYLSSAEVWRLLGLTAELFYVREGQINFYALNFVVPVPATIGELHFTWQSLTRRPLPYSLNVEVVSHADAMHPPTFNITREGFVPTEPRTWKIDLPCTHTVAAEVDITISLNVSMGSTSTTLHFRRRKICLKEAPRPAVRVDSVAQAPTSADIFYAGAGCAGAALLIAAVAAAACRARARKLRRARSDEQDAHAFLPDSSCKSAASYTSYRRPTSIPAAAAEERARDLQQRIAELTIQRCRVRLRSVAMEGTFGRVYKGTYADEEAREQEVLVKTVAEHASQVQVSLLLQEGCMLYGLRHERVQSVLGVSIEDQTAPFLLYPWGATWRNLKQFLLACRGVTVGGAAGSAPPPPPLTTQHVVRMALHALDGLAFLHSQHVLHKDIAARNCIVDENLRVMIADNALSRDLFPADYHCLGDNENRPIKWLALEALSKRQFSPAADVWALGVLLWELTTLAHQPYAEVDPFEVAAYLRDGYRLQQPANCPDELFAVMAYCWAMSPDDRPTLPQLQIFLRDFHTQLTRFV, encoded by the exons GATTAACAGCGGAGCTATTCTACGTGCGAGAGGGACAGATAAACTTTTACGCGCTGAACTTCGTGGTGCCAGTGCCGGCCACCATCGGAGAGTTGCACTTTACGTGGCAGAGTTTGACAAGGAGACCG TTACCTTACTCGCTGAACGTTGAAGTAGTATCGCATGCGGACGCAATGCATCCACCGACATTCAACATCACGAGAGAAGGATTCGTTCCGACGGAACCGCGAACATGGAAAATCGATTTGCCTTGCACGCACACCGTCGCCGCCGAAGTGGACATTACGATATCACTGAATGTCTCTATGGGATCCACATCAACCACGCTTCACTTCAGAAGGAGGAAGATTTGTTTAAAAGAAGCGCCCAGGCCGGCGGTTAGGGTTGACAGCGTTGCCCAGGCACCTACATCAGCGGATATATTCTATGCGGGAGCCGGTTGTGCCGGCGCCGCGCTTCTGATAGCGGCAGTAGCGGCAGCAGCTTGTAGAGCCCGAGCAAGAAAACTCCGACGCGCACGCAGCGACGAACAAGATGCACACGCTTTCCTCCCAGATTCCTCCTGCAAGTCAGCTGCCAGTTACACCAGCTACCGACGTCCTACTTCCATTCCCGCAGCGGCAGCGGAAGAGCGCGCGAGGGACCTGCAACAGAGAATAGCAGAGTTGACGATTCAGCGATGTCGCGTCAGACTGCGCTCAGTGGCGATGGAGGGGACGTTCGGAAGAGTGTACAAGGGAACGTACGCTGATGAGGAAGCCAGGGAACAGGAGGTGCTCGTTAAGACTGTTGCGGAACATGCGTCGCAAGTGCAG GTATCATTGCTACTACAAGAAGGCTGCATGCTCTACGGCCTGCGACATGAACGTGTACAATCAGTGCTCGGCGTTAGCATCGAAGACCAAACTGCTCCATTCCTCCTGTATCCATGGGGCGCTACGTGGAGAAACCTGAAGCAATTCCTTCTGGCGTGTCGAGGAGTGACTGTGGGCGGGGCGGCGgggagcgcgccgccgccgccgccgcttaCTACACAACATGTTGTTAGAATGGCACTACATGCGCTGGATGGATTAGCGTTTTTGCACTCGCAACATGTCTTACACAAAGACATTGCTGCCAGGAATTGcat TGTCGACGAAAACCTTCGAGTGATGATCGCCGACAACGCCCTCTCCCGCGATCTCTTCCCCGCGGACTACCACTGTCTAGGCGACAATGAGAACCGGCCCATCAAGTGGCTGGCCCTGGAAGCCCTGAGCAAACGTCAGTTCAGCCCGGCAGCTGATGTTTGGGCGCTAGGAGTTCTGCTATGGGAGTTGACCACGTTGGCTCACCAGCCGTACGCAGAAGTCGATCCGTTTGAGGTCGCTGCGTATCTGAGGGATGGATACCGGTTACAACAGCCGGCGAACTGTCCGGATGAATT GTTCGCTGTAATGGCGTACTGCTGGGCGATGTCGCCCGACGACCGGCCCACGCTGCCGCAGCTACAGATCTTCCTAAGGGACTTCCATACGCAACTCACGAGATTCGTCTAA